Below is a genomic region from Vibrio mimicus.
CGCCGAAAGCATTAACAACGTAACTAGAACTATGAGGGGTATAGACTCCGGCTGCATAAGGCGGTTGACCCTCCTGTAAACCAAGTTTCATTTCAACAGGGAATTTACCGCCCAGGTAAACGTAAGCGGTTTGTTCGTAGATTGTGCGTGGTGGCTTACCATCTTTGCCGTTTATGGTGCGCGGCTCTGCACGTTCGTTCTCTTTAAAAATCTCTATCTTGAGCATAAGTACCTCTATTGATTAAGCGACTGCACGGAATGGCAGTACATTGGATTGAGCCACAACGGGTAATCGATACCAGTCGGGAACAGAAAGCGGTTTAACCTCGATGACTTCAGAACGCTTGAGTGTGGGACACATACGAGACACATCGAATGGACGAGAGATATCGATACCAATTTGTTTTAAGCGTGCTTTATGCTCAAAAAATTGGGAGCGAGTTAATACAGCCTTCAAGTCGGAGCCGTGTTGCCAAAGAGTAAAATAACTCATTGTGGAATTGGCTTTGCGTAACGTA
It encodes:
- a CDS encoding single-stranded DNA-binding protein: MLKIEIFKENERAEPRTINGKDGKPPRTIYEQTAYVYLGGKFPVEMKLGLQEGQPPYAAGVYTPHSSSYVVNAFGGLELKKYGLTIEPLESPDL